In one window of Frigoriglobus tundricola DNA:
- a CDS encoding DUF1501 domain-containing protein: MNAHTPAARTRREFLAAGGGLGGIALNALLQSEARGADAPRRGNPLAAKKPHFEPKAKRVIFLFMVGGPSQMDLFDPKPGLEKWAGKPLPESTGRPRSQFTSGQEVVLASTRKLAKRGKSGVEISDLLPTLATCADDICFLRACWCTNTVHAPAMYELHSGRTLMGWPSLGSWVTYGLGSVTENLPAYCVMPQPEGVPEGGAPCWSSAFLPPVYQGTLLRRGPNPIINLKPPADTGAEQNRRQFDLVQRLNAAQAGGDAELEARTASYELAFKMQQHAPEAVDLAKETAATKAEYGLDDARTADFGTRLLLARRLVERGVRFVSVYSGGGPLVTQWDAHDDVNANHEKMCGHVDKPIAALLRDLKRRGLLKDTLVVWCSEFGRTPNSQGGKGRDHNPHGYTMWLAGGGARGGTVVGATDEFGLKAVEDAVSVNDFHATVLHLLGLDHEALTFRHSGRDERLTDVGGFVIDKAVV, translated from the coding sequence ATGAACGCACACACCCCCGCCGCGCGGACGCGGCGCGAGTTCCTGGCCGCCGGGGGCGGGCTGGGCGGCATCGCACTCAACGCCTTGCTCCAGAGCGAGGCGCGCGGGGCCGACGCCCCGCGCCGCGGCAACCCGCTGGCCGCGAAAAAGCCGCACTTCGAGCCGAAGGCGAAGCGCGTCATTTTCCTGTTCATGGTCGGCGGGCCGAGCCAGATGGACCTGTTCGACCCGAAGCCGGGACTGGAGAAGTGGGCCGGGAAGCCGCTCCCGGAATCGACCGGCCGGCCCAGGAGCCAGTTCACCAGCGGGCAAGAGGTGGTCCTGGCGAGCACGCGCAAGTTGGCGAAGCGCGGCAAAAGCGGGGTGGAGATCTCCGACCTGCTCCCGACCCTCGCGACCTGCGCGGACGACATCTGCTTCCTGCGGGCGTGCTGGTGCACCAACACCGTTCACGCGCCCGCCATGTACGAGCTGCACAGCGGGCGCACGCTCATGGGCTGGCCGAGCCTCGGGAGCTGGGTGACCTACGGCCTGGGCAGCGTGACGGAGAACCTGCCCGCCTACTGCGTGATGCCGCAGCCCGAAGGGGTGCCCGAGGGCGGCGCGCCGTGCTGGTCGAGCGCGTTCCTGCCGCCGGTCTATCAGGGCACGCTCCTGCGCCGCGGGCCGAACCCGATCATCAACCTCAAGCCGCCCGCGGACACGGGGGCCGAGCAGAACCGGCGCCAGTTCGATCTGGTCCAAAGGCTGAACGCCGCGCAGGCCGGCGGCGACGCGGAACTCGAGGCCCGCACCGCGAGTTACGAGCTCGCGTTCAAGATGCAGCAGCACGCCCCCGAAGCGGTCGATCTCGCGAAGGAGACGGCGGCGACGAAGGCGGAGTACGGCCTCGACGACGCCCGGACCGCCGACTTCGGCACCCGGCTCCTGCTCGCGCGGCGGCTGGTCGAGCGCGGCGTGCGGTTCGTGAGCGTGTACAGCGGCGGCGGCCCGCTCGTGACGCAATGGGACGCGCACGACGACGTGAACGCCAACCACGAGAAGATGTGCGGGCACGTCGATAAACCGATCGCGGCGCTGCTGCGGGACCTGAAGCGGCGCGGGCTGCTCAAGGACACGCTCGTCGTGTGGTGTTCCGAGTTCGGCCGCACGCCCAACAGCCAGGGCGGCAAGGGGCGCGACCACAACCCGCACGGCTACACGATGTGGCTGGCCGGCGGCGGCGCGCGGGGCGGTACGGTCGTCGGGGCGACGGACGAGTTCGGGCTGAAGGCCGTGGAGGACGCCGTGTCCGTGAACGACTTCCACGCGACCGTCCTGCACCTGCTCGGCCTGGACCACGAGGCGCTGACGTTCCGCCACAGCGGCCGGGACGAGCGCCTGACGGACGTCGGCGGGTTCGTGATCGATAAGGCCGTGGTGTAG
- a CDS encoding response regulator, with translation MSCRVLFVSDDVNAQRAFRLSFAPLRREWDVTVARGGADAMRRLDGPGFDALVADAHLTSVGCADLLLEVRRRHPPTARIVLADRREPDELVRLLALTHRVLQKPYDPTELQNAIQRAYSLRELLHSPSLASVVGRLASVPALSTLYSRIADELMTPDYSLSAVGDLVAQDLGIAAKMLQMANSALIGLRRPATTPNQAVKVLGADLTRTLVLAADLFSRYNPNSLRPFSIEALWEHSQAVAGLAGAIAASERHDDRLSRESALAGLLHDIGRLTLASQLSGPYREVMNIIRVEGLSAADAERRVLGTSHAEVGAYLLGLWGLPDAIVEAVAWHHNPGGCPGGAFTPLTAVHAADAIVRAGEGAKPDAEYLTRLGLADHWGRWVELRERPKVTA, from the coding sequence ATGAGTTGTCGGGTGCTGTTCGTGAGCGACGACGTCAACGCCCAGCGGGCGTTCCGGCTCTCGTTTGCACCGCTCCGGCGGGAGTGGGACGTGACCGTCGCGCGCGGCGGGGCGGACGCGATGCGCCGACTCGACGGGCCGGGGTTCGACGCCCTCGTCGCCGACGCGCACCTGACCAGCGTCGGGTGCGCCGATCTGTTGCTGGAGGTGCGGCGGCGCCACCCGCCGACGGCCCGCATCGTGCTGGCCGACCGACGGGAGCCGGACGAACTCGTCCGGCTGCTCGCCCTCACGCACCGCGTCCTCCAGAAGCCGTACGATCCGACGGAGCTGCAGAACGCGATCCAGCGGGCGTACTCGCTGCGCGAGCTGCTTCACAGCCCGTCGCTCGCGTCGGTGGTCGGCCGGCTCGCCAGCGTGCCGGCCCTGTCCACGCTGTACTCGCGCATCGCCGACGAGCTGATGACGCCCGACTACTCGCTCTCGGCGGTGGGCGATCTGGTCGCGCAGGACCTGGGGATCGCGGCGAAGATGCTCCAGATGGCGAACTCCGCCCTCATCGGCCTGCGCCGGCCGGCGACGACGCCCAACCAGGCGGTGAAGGTGCTGGGCGCCGACCTGACCCGGACGCTGGTGCTGGCCGCCGACCTGTTCTCGCGGTACAACCCGAACTCGCTGCGGCCGTTTTCGATCGAGGCGCTGTGGGAGCACAGCCAGGCGGTCGCGGGGCTGGCCGGGGCGATCGCCGCGTCCGAGCGGCACGACGACCGGCTGTCGCGCGAGTCGGCGCTGGCCGGGCTGTTGCACGACATCGGCCGGCTGACGCTGGCCAGTCAGCTCTCGGGGCCGTACCGGGAGGTGATGAACATCATCCGGGTGGAGGGGCTGAGCGCCGCCGATGCCGAGCGCCGCGTGCTGGGCACGTCGCACGCCGAGGTCGGGGCGTACCTCCTGGGGCTGTGGGGGCTGCCGGACGCGATCGTCGAGGCGGTCGCGTGGCACCACAACCCCGGCGGCTGCCCGGGCGGGGCGTTCACCCCGCTCACCGCGGTCCACGCGGCCGACGCGATCGTGCGGGCGGGCGAGGGCGCCAAGCCGGACGCCGAGTACCTCACCCGGCTCGGCCTCGCGGACCACTGGGGCCGGTGGGTGGAACTGCGCGAGCGGCCGAAGGTGACGGCGTGA
- a CDS encoding hybrid sensor histidine kinase/response regulator codes for MTDRFEQRPPGRPAPGRSAEEERPGAGALFRLLFDAHPAPMWAFDEETLRFLAVNEAAAIRYGYAREELLGLTVRDVLPTAEADRLAQELVCGGPDANETVSWEHRTKAGALLPLEVVVSPFENAGRPAWLVVGTDATERRRAEAALRESEERLRNVLEHIPCGVFWKDRASIYLGCNDRLARDRGLAVAGEVIGRTDDDLTAVPAEADASRASDRLVIDSGTPLLDAEETCTLADGKAVTLLTSRVPMRDPAGRVIGVLGVYLDVTERKRLEAQLRQSQKMEAIGRLAGGVAHDFNNLLTIISGNVHLIQHLPPGDPEFPQLLDDVRDAAERAAALTRQLLTFSRKQPTRPEVIDLNEVVTGLVSMLRRLIGSGIVIRTPLAPGPVRVRADRGQLEQVLMNLAVNAKDAMPDGGTLTVGTAELAGPPRTARLTIADTGIGMTDEVKRHLFEPFFTTKDVGKGTGLGLATVYGIVQQAGGTVEVESAPGAGAAFTIRLPWCEATPKSSLLMPSPVLFTRSVSGQRSVLLVEDEDRVRKLVRYTLEGQGYTVTEAAGGEAALRLLAPDRRVDLLLTDLVMPGIDGRELATRVRALRPDVGVVFVSGFVPDHRRLEGMAGALFLPKPFSPLDLIKTVERALRHVKPAPAGSA; via the coding sequence ATGACAGACCGGTTCGAACAACGGCCGCCCGGGCGGCCCGCGCCCGGCAGATCGGCGGAGGAAGAGCGCCCGGGCGCCGGCGCGCTGTTCCGGCTGTTGTTCGACGCCCACCCGGCCCCGATGTGGGCGTTCGACGAGGAGACGCTCCGGTTCCTCGCGGTCAACGAGGCCGCCGCCATTCGGTACGGGTACGCCCGCGAGGAGCTGCTCGGGCTGACCGTTCGCGACGTGCTCCCGACCGCGGAGGCCGACCGGCTGGCCCAGGAGCTGGTCTGCGGCGGGCCCGACGCGAACGAGACGGTGTCCTGGGAGCACCGCACGAAGGCCGGGGCGCTGCTCCCGCTCGAGGTCGTCGTGTCCCCGTTCGAGAACGCCGGGCGCCCGGCGTGGCTGGTCGTCGGCACCGACGCCACCGAGCGCCGGCGCGCGGAGGCGGCGCTCCGCGAGAGCGAGGAGCGGCTCCGCAACGTGCTCGAGCACATCCCGTGCGGCGTGTTCTGGAAGGACCGGGCGTCCATCTACCTCGGCTGCAACGACCGGCTGGCCCGCGACCGCGGCCTGGCCGTGGCCGGCGAGGTGATCGGCCGCACCGACGACGACCTGACGGCCGTCCCGGCCGAGGCCGACGCGAGCCGGGCCAGCGACCGGCTGGTGATCGACAGCGGCACCCCGCTGCTCGACGCCGAGGAGACGTGCACCCTCGCGGACGGAAAGGCCGTCACCCTGCTGACCAGCCGCGTGCCGATGCGGGACCCCGCCGGGCGGGTGATCGGGGTGCTGGGGGTGTACCTCGACGTGACCGAGCGCAAGCGCCTGGAAGCGCAGCTCCGGCAGTCGCAGAAGATGGAGGCCATCGGCCGGCTCGCGGGCGGCGTGGCCCACGACTTCAACAACCTGCTCACCATCATTTCGGGCAACGTGCACCTGATCCAGCACCTGCCGCCGGGCGACCCCGAGTTCCCCCAGCTCCTCGACGACGTTCGCGACGCCGCCGAGCGGGCCGCGGCGCTCACCCGGCAGCTGCTCACGTTCAGCCGCAAGCAGCCGACCCGGCCCGAGGTGATCGACCTGAACGAGGTCGTGACCGGGCTGGTCAGCATGTTGCGGCGCCTGATCGGCTCCGGGATCGTCATCCGCACGCCGCTCGCGCCGGGCCCGGTCCGCGTCCGCGCCGACCGCGGCCAGCTCGAACAGGTCCTCATGAACCTGGCGGTGAACGCCAAGGACGCGATGCCCGACGGCGGCACGCTCACCGTCGGCACCGCCGAACTCGCCGGGCCGCCCCGCACCGCCCGGCTGACGATCGCGGACACCGGGATCGGGATGACCGACGAGGTGAAGCGGCACCTGTTCGAGCCGTTCTTCACCACCAAGGACGTGGGCAAGGGCACCGGGCTCGGGCTGGCGACCGTGTACGGGATCGTGCAACAAGCGGGCGGGACCGTGGAGGTCGAATCGGCGCCCGGCGCCGGGGCGGCGTTCACGATCCGCCTGCCGTGGTGCGAGGCCACGCCCAAGTCGTCGCTGCTCATGCCGTCCCCGGTGCTGTTCACCCGGTCCGTCAGCGGTCAGCGGTCGGTCCTGCTGGTCGAGGACGAGGACCGCGTGCGGAAGCTCGTCCGCTACACCCTGGAGGGGCAGGGGTACACTGTGACCGAAGCGGCCGGGGGGGAGGCCGCGCTGCGGCTCCTCGCCCCCGACCGGCGGGTGGACCTGCTGCTCACGGACCTGGTGATGCCGGGGATCGACGGGCGGGAGCTGGCCACCCGCGTGCGGGCGCTGCGGCCCGACGTGGGGGTGGTGTTCGTGTCCGGGTTCGTGCCCGACCACCGCCGGCTGGAGGGGATGGCCGGGGCGCTGTTCTTGCCCAAACCGTTCAGCCCGTTAGACCTGATCAAAACGGTCGAGCGCGCGCTGCGGCACGTGAAGCCCGCGCCGGCGGGATCGGCCTGA
- a CDS encoding protein kinase domain-containing protein produces MSSSSFIVLPVDRDTEANRELDAPSDWGATRGCLTRLIEQWVVLPEEWDELPPDLRSQILRPDAPDVLGQLVDNHLLTQFQADKVREGGEGELVLGHYRLLDVIGRGGMGTVYRAEHLHLRRQVAVKVMARTAETNPRLLHRFYGEARAVAKLQHPNIVGCLDAGRHTPPGAGPRDYYVMELIPGADLQATVTAHGPLPPSRACDLFRQIAEALAEAHRFGLVHRDIKPGNILITPDWRAKLLDFGLALRPQNRMTEPGLVLGTIGYMAPEQAQDAHLVDGRADLFSLGATMYWALTGREPFPETGHLLRDLTTRLNAPALDPRRVRPELPEELAAVVLKLTDRDPERRYQSARAVAATLAGVGRWASLRDADDRPTQPRVLIVEDDPRLRRLMVGLLRDCTCVEAGDGKTALAELEKAAFDLLVLDVNLPEMSGPDLLARVRADDKWRERTRTLMVSGDLPSESLGGYLMTGADDYLEKPFLPPAFQARARALLGRSAPPTGSRPATAPDPPPRAPDDANKVAATDPLAFGITRLLEEIGVILRGYHDRCGRYVRALAAAAPDEGEYARLRNPAYVEMLVRAAPVHDAGMLVLPNSILLKPAALDPEEQAIVQQHTVIGAQVIADTAQRWPLAVPELGLAGEIVRSHHERWDGGGYPDGLAGTHIPLAARVVAITSVYEMLRTKRPHRPALSHNQVTRLLVTDSPGEFDPTLLGAFAASARKFDEIFQSVKR; encoded by the coding sequence ATGTCGTCGTCGTCGTTCATCGTCCTTCCCGTCGACCGCGACACCGAAGCGAACCGGGAGCTCGACGCGCCGTCCGACTGGGGGGCCACGCGCGGGTGCCTGACCCGCCTGATCGAGCAGTGGGTCGTTCTGCCGGAAGAGTGGGACGAGCTCCCACCCGACCTGCGCAGCCAGATCCTCCGGCCGGACGCCCCGGACGTGCTCGGGCAACTGGTCGACAACCACCTGCTGACCCAGTTCCAGGCCGACAAGGTGCGCGAGGGCGGCGAGGGCGAACTCGTCCTGGGCCACTACCGCCTGCTGGACGTGATCGGCCGCGGCGGCATGGGCACCGTGTACCGGGCCGAGCACCTGCACCTGCGGCGCCAGGTGGCCGTCAAGGTGATGGCGCGGACGGCCGAAACGAACCCGCGGCTGCTCCACCGGTTCTACGGCGAGGCGCGGGCCGTCGCGAAGCTCCAGCACCCGAACATCGTGGGGTGCCTGGACGCCGGGCGGCACACGCCCCCGGGCGCCGGCCCCCGCGACTACTACGTGATGGAGCTGATCCCGGGGGCCGACCTCCAGGCCACCGTGACGGCCCACGGGCCGCTCCCCCCCAGCCGGGCGTGCGACCTGTTCCGCCAGATCGCCGAGGCGCTGGCCGAGGCGCACCGGTTCGGCCTGGTCCACCGCGACATCAAACCGGGCAACATCCTCATCACCCCGGACTGGCGGGCCAAGCTCCTCGACTTCGGGCTGGCCCTGCGGCCGCAGAACCGCATGACCGAGCCGGGGCTCGTGCTCGGGACGATCGGGTACATGGCCCCCGAGCAGGCCCAGGACGCGCACCTGGTGGACGGCCGGGCCGACCTGTTCAGCCTCGGCGCGACGATGTACTGGGCGCTCACCGGGCGGGAGCCGTTCCCCGAAACCGGGCACCTCCTGCGCGACCTGACCACGCGGCTGAACGCCCCGGCCCTCGACCCGCGGCGGGTGCGCCCGGAGCTGCCGGAAGAACTGGCCGCCGTCGTTTTGAAGCTCACCGACCGCGACCCCGAGCGCCGGTACCAGTCGGCCCGGGCGGTCGCCGCCACACTGGCCGGGGTGGGCCGGTGGGCGTCGCTCCGCGACGCGGACGACCGCCCGACGCAGCCGCGGGTCCTCATCGTCGAGGACGACCCGCGGCTCCGCCGGCTCATGGTCGGGCTGCTCCGCGACTGCACCTGTGTGGAGGCCGGCGACGGGAAGACGGCGCTGGCGGAACTGGAGAAGGCGGCGTTCGACCTGCTGGTCCTCGACGTGAACCTGCCGGAGATGAGCGGGCCGGACCTGCTCGCGCGCGTGCGGGCCGACGACAAGTGGCGCGAGCGCACCCGCACGCTCATGGTCTCGGGCGACCTGCCGTCCGAGTCGCTCGGCGGGTACCTGATGACCGGGGCCGACGACTACCTCGAAAAGCCGTTCCTGCCGCCGGCCTTCCAGGCCCGGGCGCGGGCGCTGCTCGGCCGCTCGGCCCCCCCCACCGGGTCGCGGCCCGCGACGGCCCCCGACCCGCCGCCCCGCGCGCCGGACGACGCGAACAAGGTGGCCGCGACCGACCCGCTGGCGTTCGGCATCACCCGCCTGCTGGAAGAGATCGGGGTGATCCTCCGCGGCTACCACGACCGGTGCGGCCGGTACGTGCGGGCGCTGGCCGCCGCGGCCCCGGACGAGGGCGAGTACGCCCGGCTGCGGAACCCCGCGTACGTCGAGATGCTGGTCCGCGCCGCCCCGGTCCACGACGCCGGGATGCTCGTCCTGCCGAACTCGATCCTCCTGAAGCCCGCCGCCCTCGACCCCGAGGAACAGGCGATCGTGCAGCAGCACACGGTGATCGGGGCCCAGGTGATCGCCGACACGGCCCAGCGGTGGCCGCTGGCGGTACCGGAGCTGGGGCTGGCGGGCGAGATCGTCCGCAGCCACCACGAGCGCTGGGACGGCGGCGGGTACCCGGACGGCCTCGCCGGCACCCACATCCCACTGGCGGCGCGCGTGGTGGCGATCACGTCCGTTTACGAGATGCTGAGGACCAAGCGCCCGCACCGGCCCGCGCTCAGTCACAACCAGGTGACGCGCCTGCTCGTGACCGACTCGCCGGGCGAGTTCGACCCGACCCTGCTCGGCGCGTTCGCCGCCTCGGCGCGGAAGTTCGACGAGATCTTCCAGTCCGTTAAGCGGTGA
- a CDS encoding flagellar hook-basal body protein, with amino-acid sequence MSPRRLAARCPPRREYRQRIRLTLTYRTAMLIGALSTSGSGVMAASTYLDTAGNNIANSNTTGYKTQTIAFQDLFYTGLAPGTATSQNTRSPTGAQIGSGVNVSSIGGLFTQGTLAQTGRQFDLAISGQGFFPVSLGSGQTGYTRAGNFTTNANGQLVSSDGFLLGNGSIKVPSNASAVTVSGDGTVTATTPAGQQVLGTLTLTQFTNPEGLTRIGDTTFVAGPDSGAPVTGAPGTGGLGTITQGSLEQSNVDLPTELVNLIIAQSSFDYNTNALQVENETLQATVALIP; translated from the coding sequence ATGTCACCGCGAAGGCTTGCGGCCCGGTGCCCGCCCCGTCGAGAATACAGGCAGAGAATCCGGCTTACCTTAACTTACCGTACCGCCATGCTCATCGGCGCGCTCTCGACATCCGGTTCCGGCGTCATGGCCGCGTCCACGTACCTGGACACGGCCGGTAACAACATCGCGAACTCCAACACCACGGGCTATAAGACCCAAACGATTGCGTTCCAGGATCTGTTCTACACGGGCCTGGCACCGGGCACGGCAACGTCACAGAACACCCGCTCGCCGACCGGCGCGCAGATCGGTTCGGGTGTCAACGTCAGCTCCATCGGCGGGTTGTTCACACAGGGCACGCTGGCCCAGACCGGCCGGCAGTTCGACCTCGCCATCAGCGGACAGGGGTTCTTTCCGGTCAGCCTGGGGTCCGGCCAGACCGGGTACACGCGGGCCGGCAACTTCACGACCAACGCGAACGGGCAGCTCGTCAGCTCCGATGGGTTCCTGCTGGGCAACGGCAGCATTAAAGTGCCATCGAACGCGAGTGCGGTGACCGTCTCGGGCGACGGGACGGTGACCGCAACCACGCCCGCCGGTCAACAGGTGCTCGGTACCCTCACCCTGACCCAGTTCACGAACCCCGAGGGGCTGACGCGCATCGGCGACACGACCTTCGTGGCCGGTCCGGACTCCGGCGCCCCGGTGACCGGGGCGCCCGGCACGGGCGGGCTCGGCACGATCACGCAGGGCTCCCTTGAGCAGTCGAACGTCGACCTCCCCACCGAACTGGTCAACTTGATCATCGCCCAGAGCTCGTTCGACTACAACACGAACGCGCTGCAGGTCGAGAACGAGACCCTTCAGGCCACCGTCGCGCTGATCCCGTGA
- a CDS encoding aldo/keto reductase translates to MEYINLGRTGTKVSRLCLGCMTYGSPQWRAWVLDEEQSRPFFRRAWEAGINFFDTADMYSDGASEEVLGRALRDLAVPREQVVIATKVFHPTGATPNERGLSAKHIRHAIDNSLKRLNLDYVDLYQIHRFDPTTPVEETLDALDATVRAGKVLHIGASSMFAWQLAKMLHASDRLGLAKFVTMQNHYNLVYREEEREVNPLCRDAGLGLLPWSPLARGFLAGNRKAKGEGETSRARTDDFAHKLYYQDADFAVVDRVTELAQKRGVPNAQVALAWLLHQPGVTAPIIGASKPHHLDDALAAVELKLDAGELKALEEPYRPHPVLGHT, encoded by the coding sequence GTGGAATATATCAACCTCGGCCGGACCGGCACCAAGGTGTCGCGGCTCTGCCTCGGGTGCATGACCTACGGTTCGCCCCAGTGGCGGGCGTGGGTGCTGGACGAGGAGCAGAGCCGGCCGTTCTTCCGCCGCGCGTGGGAGGCCGGGATCAACTTCTTCGACACCGCCGACATGTACTCCGACGGCGCCAGCGAGGAGGTCCTCGGCCGCGCGCTCCGCGACCTCGCGGTCCCGCGCGAGCAAGTGGTGATCGCCACGAAGGTGTTCCACCCGACGGGTGCGACGCCCAACGAGCGCGGGCTGTCGGCCAAGCACATCCGCCACGCAATCGACAACAGCTTGAAGCGGCTGAACCTCGATTACGTCGATCTGTACCAGATCCACCGGTTCGACCCGACCACGCCCGTCGAAGAAACGCTGGACGCGCTGGACGCGACGGTGCGCGCGGGGAAGGTGCTCCACATCGGGGCGTCGAGCATGTTCGCGTGGCAGCTGGCGAAGATGCTCCACGCGTCCGACCGGCTCGGGCTGGCGAAGTTCGTGACGATGCAGAACCACTACAACCTCGTCTACCGCGAAGAGGAGCGCGAGGTGAACCCGCTGTGCCGCGACGCCGGCCTGGGCCTCCTGCCGTGGAGCCCGCTGGCCCGCGGGTTCCTGGCCGGGAACCGGAAAGCGAAGGGCGAGGGCGAGACGAGCCGCGCGAGGACCGACGACTTCGCCCACAAGCTCTACTATCAGGACGCCGACTTCGCGGTGGTGGACCGCGTCACCGAGTTGGCACAGAAACGGGGCGTTCCGAACGCACAGGTGGCGCTCGCCTGGTTGTTGCACCAACCGGGTGTGACGGCCCCCATCATCGGCGCGTCGAAGCCCCACCACCTGGACGACGCGCTCGCGGCCGTCGAGTTGAAGCTGGACGCGGGCGAACTCAAAGCCCTGGAAGAGCCCTACCGCCCCCACCCGGTCCTCGGCCACACGTGA
- a CDS encoding aldo/keto reductase, whose protein sequence is MEYRQLGRSGFKVPVLSLGTGTFGGGTEFFKAWGETDAKGAAHLIDVCLDAGLALFDSADIYSDGLAEEVLGAAIKGRRDKVLISTKATFRSGSGPNDVGSSRFHLVRSVEAALKRLGTDYIDLFQMHGFDATAPVEETLSALDDLVRAGKVRYIGCSNFSGWHLMKSLAVSERYGWSRYVAHQAYYSLIGRDYEWELMPLGLDQGVGAVVWSPLGWGRLTGKVRRGQPLPKTSRLNSQLSNEKGPPVADEHLYRVVDALDAVARETGKTVPQVALNWLLQRPTVATVIIGARDENQLRDNLGAVGWNLAPAHVAQLDAASAVTLAYPYWHQRGFTERNPPPVA, encoded by the coding sequence ATGGAATACCGCCAGTTGGGCCGGTCGGGGTTCAAGGTGCCCGTGCTGAGCCTCGGCACGGGCACGTTCGGCGGCGGGACCGAGTTTTTCAAGGCGTGGGGCGAGACCGACGCGAAGGGCGCCGCGCACCTCATCGACGTGTGCCTCGACGCCGGCCTCGCCCTCTTCGACTCGGCCGACATCTACTCCGACGGCCTCGCGGAAGAGGTCCTCGGTGCGGCCATCAAGGGCCGGCGCGACAAGGTCCTCATTTCGACCAAGGCGACGTTCCGCAGTGGCAGCGGACCGAACGACGTGGGCTCGTCGCGGTTCCACCTCGTCCGGTCGGTCGAGGCCGCGCTGAAGCGCCTCGGCACCGACTACATCGACCTGTTCCAGATGCACGGGTTCGACGCGACCGCCCCCGTTGAAGAGACCCTCTCGGCGCTGGACGATCTCGTGCGCGCGGGGAAGGTCCGGTACATCGGCTGCTCGAACTTCTCCGGGTGGCACCTGATGAAGTCGCTGGCGGTGTCCGAGCGCTACGGCTGGAGCCGGTACGTGGCGCACCAGGCGTACTACTCGCTCATCGGCCGCGACTACGAGTGGGAGCTGATGCCGCTGGGGCTGGACCAGGGCGTCGGGGCGGTGGTGTGGAGCCCGCTCGGGTGGGGCCGGCTGACGGGGAAGGTGCGCCGCGGGCAGCCGCTGCCGAAGACCAGCCGGCTGAACAGTCAGTTGAGCAACGAGAAAGGGCCGCCGGTCGCGGACGAGCACCTGTACCGGGTCGTGGACGCGCTCGACGCCGTTGCGAGGGAGACCGGCAAAACCGTTCCGCAGGTCGCCCTCAACTGGCTCCTCCAGCGCCCGACCGTGGCCACGGTCATCATCGGGGCGCGCGACGAGAACCAGCTCCGCGACAACCTCGGCGCGGTCGGCTGGAACCTGGCACCCGCGCACGTGGCGCAGCTCGACGCGGCCAGTGCGGTCACGCTCGCGTACCCGTACTGGCACCAGCGCGGCTTCACCGAGCGGAACCCGCCGCCGGTCGCGTGA
- a CDS encoding CHAT domain-containing protein — translation MTGRLVAQYLRQIADPEFSQKRGINIVSRAPGASRPAAPEVLGDAVLPAALREVIRSSGAKRVVLIPDGALHKIPFECLLLPNGATPKYALDELPPVCYGPSIAALAVVLGRPRQLDGGATLLTVGDPAYPDAKGNTLASGALPRLPFTAVESKRVRQFFPADRVTALEGGAATEQNVAAALPGKRFVHLAAHGFSDEAFGNAFAAVALTPPPRGREEPGNDGFLTLHEITRLKLTGCELTVLSACVTNVGPQRPMEAGVTLAGAFLGAGSRGVMASCWSVDDAATSELMAAFFGGIRPAAGKAASYPEALKAARIAVRSKPGWEAPFYWAPFVYLGPPD, via the coding sequence GTGACGGGCCGGCTGGTGGCCCAGTACCTCCGCCAGATCGCCGACCCGGAGTTCAGCCAGAAGCGCGGCATCAACATCGTTTCGCGCGCGCCCGGCGCGAGCCGACCCGCGGCGCCCGAAGTCCTCGGCGACGCCGTGCTGCCGGCGGCGCTGCGCGAGGTGATCCGCTCGAGCGGCGCGAAGCGCGTCGTCCTGATCCCGGACGGCGCACTTCACAAGATCCCCTTCGAGTGCCTGCTGCTGCCCAACGGCGCGACCCCGAAGTACGCGCTCGACGAGCTGCCGCCGGTGTGTTACGGGCCGTCCATCGCCGCGCTCGCGGTGGTGCTGGGCCGCCCGCGGCAGCTCGACGGTGGGGCCACGCTGCTCACCGTCGGGGACCCGGCGTACCCCGACGCGAAGGGCAACACGCTGGCCTCCGGCGCGCTGCCGCGGCTGCCGTTCACGGCGGTCGAGAGCAAGCGGGTGCGGCAGTTCTTCCCCGCCGACCGCGTGACCGCCTTGGAGGGCGGCGCCGCGACGGAACAAAACGTCGCGGCCGCGCTGCCCGGTAAGCGGTTCGTTCACCTGGCCGCGCACGGGTTCAGCGACGAGGCGTTCGGCAACGCGTTCGCGGCCGTTGCGCTCACCCCGCCGCCGCGCGGCCGCGAGGAGCCGGGCAACGACGGGTTCCTCACGCTGCACGAAATCACCCGGCTCAAACTGACCGGCTGCGAGCTGACGGTGTTGAGCGCGTGCGTGACGAACGTCGGCCCGCAGCGCCCGATGGAAGCCGGCGTGACGCTGGCCGGCGCGTTCCTCGGGGCCGGGTCGCGCGGCGTGATGGCGAGCTGCTGGTCGGTGGACGACGCGGCGACTTCCGAACTGATGGCCGCGTTCTTCGGCGGGATTCGCCCGGCGGCGGGCAAGGCCGCGTCGTACCCCGAAGCGTTGAAGGCCGCCCGGATCGCGGTCCGCAGCAAGCCGGGCTGGGAGGCGCCCTTCTACTGGGCGCCGTTCGTGTACCTCGGCCCGCCGGATTGA